The following are from one region of the Qipengyuania flava genome:
- a CDS encoding ABC transporter ATP-binding protein, translating to MATKLDTTAIGGCNPEAAICTRGVTRDFKAGQQTITVLHGIDLDIRAGELTFLVGESGSGKTTLISIMCGILWPTQGEVKVFGTDIYDLGDTELVEFRLNNIGFIFQQYNLIPSIDAANNAAVPLVAQGMDRLEARERAVAMLEKLNIGDQADKLPNQLSGGQQQRVAIARALVHEPRLVVCDEPTAALDASSGRRVMDLLREVAVAEDRACIIVTHDNRVFDLADRILVLEDGKIKHDGTDMPEGH from the coding sequence ATGGCTACAAAACTCGACACCACGGCCATCGGTGGCTGCAACCCGGAAGCGGCGATCTGCACGCGCGGCGTCACGCGCGACTTCAAAGCAGGGCAGCAGACGATCACCGTCCTGCACGGCATCGATCTGGATATTCGCGCGGGTGAGCTCACCTTCCTCGTTGGCGAAAGCGGCTCGGGCAAGACGACGCTGATCTCAATCATGTGCGGCATTCTCTGGCCCACCCAGGGCGAGGTGAAGGTCTTTGGCACCGACATTTACGATTTAGGCGATACAGAGCTGGTCGAGTTCCGCCTGAACAATATCGGTTTCATCTTCCAGCAGTACAATCTGATCCCCTCGATCGACGCGGCCAACAACGCCGCCGTGCCGCTGGTGGCGCAGGGGATGGATCGTCTGGAAGCGCGCGAACGCGCGGTTGCGATGCTCGAGAAGCTCAACATCGGCGATCAGGCGGACAAGCTGCCCAACCAGCTTTCGGGCGGTCAGCAGCAACGCGTGGCCATTGCCCGCGCGCTGGTCCACGAACCGCGCCTGGTGGTGTGCGACGAACCGACCGCGGCGCTTGATGCCTCCTCCGGCCGGCGGGTCATGGACCTGCTGCGCGAAGTGGCGGTGGCCGAGGACCGCGCCTGCATCATCGTTACCCACGACAACCGCGTGTTCGATCTCGCCGACCGCATCCTCGTGCTTGAGGACGGCAAGATCAAACACGATGGCACCGACATGCCCGAAGGACACTGA
- a CDS encoding TetR/AcrR family transcriptional regulator codes for MSSLESKRTGRPADEAKREAILSAASDSFFAHGFAASSIEQIAADAGVSKVTVYNRFGDKRGLFTATVERECEKMRGNLKVPDIPEGTLRERMTAIGEAMVAFLSRPKMVQFERRIAAETEHEPAVGAAFLAAGPNRMKQAFAQLIAAMHEAGEIEVKDPELAAEQFASMCKGMGDLDRRFGADDDPKRNRERIEGAVEVFIRAYARP; via the coding sequence TTGTCAAGTCTCGAATCGAAACGAACCGGGAGGCCGGCCGACGAAGCCAAGCGGGAGGCGATTCTGAGCGCCGCGTCCGACAGCTTCTTCGCGCACGGGTTCGCTGCCAGTTCGATCGAGCAGATCGCCGCCGATGCCGGCGTTTCGAAAGTCACGGTCTACAACCGCTTCGGCGACAAGCGCGGCCTGTTTACCGCTACGGTGGAACGCGAATGCGAAAAGATGCGCGGCAACCTCAAAGTGCCCGACATACCGGAAGGGACCTTGCGCGAACGTATGACGGCGATCGGAGAAGCAATGGTCGCCTTCCTGTCGCGGCCAAAAATGGTCCAATTCGAACGCCGAATTGCCGCCGAAACCGAACACGAACCGGCCGTCGGTGCAGCTTTCCTGGCTGCCGGCCCAAACCGCATGAAACAAGCCTTCGCCCAGCTGATTGCCGCCATGCACGAAGCCGGCGAGATCGAGGTAAAAGATCCCGAGCTCGCCGCCGAGCAGTTTGCCAGCATGTGCAAGGGAATGGGTGATCTCGACCGACGCTTCGGAGCGGACGACGACCCTAAGCGCAACCGCGAGCGCATCGAGGGCGCCGTGGAAGTCTTCATCCGCGCCTACGCCAGGCCCTGA
- a CDS encoding SDR family NAD(P)-dependent oxidoreductase, translated as MSSFDLTGKVAIVTGSSRGIGRAIAEHLVAQGARVVISSRKQDACEEVAAAINAEHGDGSAIAIAASISEKAQLEDLFTQTKAALGPVDILVCNAASNPYYGSMDGIADDQFRKILENNVISNHWLIQLALPDMRAKGDGAIVVISSIGGLRASTTIGAYCISKAADFQLVRNYAAENGKHGIRVNGIAPGLVKTDFAKALWDNPEALAATEKALAMRRIGEPDDIAGAAVYLASPAAKWTTGQTMVVDGGATV; from the coding sequence ATGTCGTCATTCGACCTGACCGGTAAGGTCGCCATCGTCACCGGATCGAGCCGCGGGATCGGGCGCGCCATTGCCGAACATCTCGTCGCCCAGGGCGCCAGGGTCGTGATCTCGAGCCGCAAGCAAGACGCCTGCGAAGAGGTCGCCGCAGCCATCAATGCCGAACACGGCGATGGCAGCGCTATCGCCATTGCCGCCAGCATATCGGAGAAAGCCCAGCTGGAAGACCTCTTCACCCAGACCAAGGCCGCGCTCGGCCCGGTCGATATCCTAGTCTGCAACGCCGCCAGCAACCCGTATTACGGTTCGATGGACGGTATCGCCGACGATCAGTTCCGCAAGATCCTCGAGAACAACGTCATCTCGAACCACTGGCTGATTCAGCTCGCGCTGCCCGACATGCGCGCGAAGGGTGATGGGGCGATTGTCGTCATAAGCTCGATCGGCGGCCTGCGCGCCTCGACCACGATCGGCGCCTATTGCATTTCCAAGGCTGCCGACTTCCAACTGGTGCGCAATTACGCTGCCGAGAACGGCAAGCACGGCATCCGCGTCAACGGTATCGCTCCAGGACTTGTGAAGACCGATTTCGCCAAGGCCCTGTGGGACAATCCAGAAGCACTCGCGGCAACGGAGAAGGCGCTGGCCATGCGCCGTATCGGCGAACCGGACGATATTGCAGGAGCCGCCGTCTACCTCGCTTCACCGGCTGCCAAATGGACGACGGGCCAGACCATGGTCGTCGATGGCGGCGCGACCGTTTAG
- a CDS encoding TonB-dependent receptor domain-containing protein has translation MRNFGLRHSCALGVLAVAGLSATPALAQAEVETAGASEDNRIVVTGSFIRGTPEDAALPVDVFTADDLAEQGVDSPLEFIKELPSVGASLGDTNQFSTDAQGFQGVGSLNLRGLGPQRTLVLLNGKRTILTPGAGFVDTQLMPLFALERIELLKDGAGSTYGSDAIAGVANFITRSTFTGFEFQGDYNFINGSDDNYSLSALMGFEFADSANLVVGAGWQHRSELGTFERDFVNVGYETNPSAYSALATPGLFAATYFDTTTGALDTRLARDVGCTELGGNVDLGRCYFTYVPFDNIVEDEDRYQVFGQLTIDLSDNVRFQADGLYARSDLLSLNYSPAFPPTQGPRGSGFVSAFTTSPANPGVSVFLDQVGLPQSSAALPLVAVTNVLYRPFGFLGNPLDPERGAGRGLARNEAYRISGGFDIQLGSNLTLDIDGTFWESDRVAYAPGIVGSRLQAALNGFGGPNCTGTTPGANGCLWFNPFVNAGPGNGTYNIANPFYAQGFENSEELINWLQIPNGTNEEESQFVFDLVLSGDTGIELGGGPLAFAVGAQYRDTRYTSDPLLATSDLNRNPCFIEGDRSCVGTTTEGVGPFIFLGGSRPVKLSQSVYALFAEVNAPISDRLELAAAVRYEDYGSPVGSTINPKGSIRFEATDWLTLRGSVGTTFRGPLASNVSPNFVTALEGFTAAGGNYKSKDIFGNPTNLEPETAFTYNIGAIISAPIGSGDFTFSVDYWSIDLKDRITITPGNAIASFVGNGQTSGQAPVDCSSPLVNLITFSGNTCIQGTTLGIDISRVRTDFVNGPDVKIAGLDFALNASFPVSDSAELRFGANAVWNLDYSFDDFLVQGVNVQPAYDAVGFGNYFRDPNTVPEWRANGFVALSFGRFNARYSIQHIDGVTDDRCVNVNPCFSTAGGVGTNFGAESGSYTQHDFGITYDLEVAGADVQLQAAVENFTDAEPAEAQLPLGYNPFIGNAIGRNYRLGIRTRF, from the coding sequence ATGAGGAATTTCGGTTTGCGCCACAGTTGCGCGCTGGGTGTGCTGGCTGTTGCAGGCCTATCGGCGACCCCTGCCCTTGCACAGGCGGAGGTCGAGACCGCCGGCGCTTCGGAAGACAACCGGATCGTCGTGACCGGCTCCTTCATTCGCGGCACCCCGGAAGACGCCGCTCTGCCGGTCGACGTGTTCACCGCCGATGACCTTGCCGAACAGGGCGTCGACAGCCCGCTCGAGTTCATCAAGGAGCTGCCTTCGGTCGGCGCTTCGCTGGGCGACACCAACCAGTTCTCCACTGACGCGCAGGGTTTCCAGGGCGTCGGCTCGCTCAACCTTCGCGGCCTTGGCCCGCAGCGCACCCTCGTGCTGCTGAACGGCAAACGCACGATCCTTACACCGGGCGCCGGCTTCGTCGACACGCAGCTCATGCCGCTCTTCGCTCTCGAGCGGATCGAACTGCTCAAGGACGGTGCGGGCTCGACCTATGGTTCGGACGCGATCGCCGGCGTTGCCAACTTTATCACCCGCTCGACCTTCACCGGCTTCGAATTCCAGGGTGACTACAACTTCATCAACGGTTCGGACGACAACTACAGCCTCAGCGCGCTGATGGGCTTCGAATTTGCCGACAGCGCCAACCTGGTGGTCGGTGCAGGCTGGCAGCATCGCAGCGAGCTCGGCACGTTCGAGCGCGACTTCGTCAACGTCGGGTATGAAACCAATCCGTCGGCCTATTCGGCGCTCGCTACGCCGGGCCTTTTCGCGGCAACCTATTTCGACACGACGACGGGTGCGCTGGATACGCGCCTTGCGCGTGACGTCGGCTGTACCGAACTCGGCGGCAACGTCGATCTCGGGCGCTGCTACTTCACCTATGTTCCGTTCGACAACATCGTGGAAGACGAAGACCGCTACCAGGTCTTCGGCCAGCTCACGATCGACCTTAGCGACAATGTGCGTTTCCAGGCCGACGGCCTCTACGCACGCAGCGACCTGCTTTCGCTGAACTATTCGCCGGCCTTCCCGCCGACGCAGGGCCCGCGCGGATCGGGCTTCGTCAGCGCCTTCACGACGTCACCTGCAAACCCGGGCGTCTCGGTCTTCCTTGACCAGGTCGGCCTGCCGCAGAGCTCCGCCGCGCTGCCGCTCGTTGCCGTGACGAACGTGCTCTACCGCCCGTTCGGTTTCCTCGGCAATCCGCTGGATCCCGAGCGCGGCGCCGGCCGGGGTCTTGCCCGCAACGAAGCCTATCGCATCAGCGGCGGCTTTGACATCCAGCTCGGCAGCAATCTTACGCTCGATATCGACGGCACCTTCTGGGAATCGGATCGTGTCGCCTACGCGCCGGGCATCGTCGGCTCGCGTCTGCAGGCTGCGCTGAACGGCTTCGGCGGACCGAACTGTACCGGGACAACCCCGGGCGCCAACGGCTGTCTGTGGTTCAACCCGTTCGTCAACGCAGGTCCGGGCAACGGCACGTACAACATAGCGAACCCTTTCTACGCGCAAGGGTTCGAGAACAGCGAAGAGCTGATCAACTGGCTCCAGATTCCCAACGGCACCAACGAGGAAGAATCGCAGTTCGTCTTCGATCTCGTGCTCTCGGGCGACACCGGCATCGAGCTCGGCGGTGGCCCGCTCGCCTTCGCCGTCGGCGCCCAGTATCGCGACACGCGCTACACCAGCGACCCGCTGCTCGCGACATCGGACCTCAATCGCAACCCGTGCTTCATCGAAGGTGATCGCAGCTGTGTGGGCACCACGACCGAAGGCGTCGGTCCGTTCATCTTCCTGGGCGGCTCGCGTCCGGTGAAACTGTCGCAGAGCGTCTACGCTCTCTTCGCGGAAGTGAACGCACCGATCAGCGATCGGCTCGAGCTGGCAGCGGCTGTCCGCTACGAAGACTACGGAAGCCCGGTGGGTTCGACGATCAACCCCAAGGGGTCGATCCGCTTCGAGGCGACCGACTGGCTCACGCTTCGTGGCTCGGTCGGCACGACCTTCCGTGGTCCGCTGGCCTCGAACGTTTCGCCGAACTTCGTGACGGCGCTGGAAGGCTTCACGGCCGCGGGCGGCAACTACAAGTCGAAGGATATTTTCGGCAACCCGACCAACCTCGAGCCGGAAACCGCGTTCACCTACAACATCGGGGCGATCATCTCCGCGCCGATCGGCAGCGGCGATTTCACCTTCTCGGTCGACTACTGGTCGATCGACCTGAAGGATCGCATCACCATCACGCCGGGTAACGCGATTGCCAGCTTCGTGGGCAACGGCCAGACGAGCGGCCAGGCGCCGGTCGACTGTTCGAGCCCGCTGGTGAACCTCATCACCTTCTCGGGCAACACCTGTATCCAGGGGACGACGCTGGGTATCGACATCAGCCGCGTGCGCACCGACTTCGTGAACGGTCCGGACGTCAAGATCGCCGGTCTCGACTTCGCACTCAACGCAAGCTTCCCGGTCAGCGATAGTGCGGAACTGCGCTTCGGTGCGAATGCGGTTTGGAACCTCGACTACAGCTTCGACGACTTCCTGGTGCAGGGCGTGAACGTCCAGCCGGCGTATGACGCTGTCGGCTTCGGCAACTACTTCCGTGATCCGAACACGGTTCCGGAATGGCGCGCCAACGGCTTCGTCGCTCTTAGCTTCGGCCGGTTCAACGCACGCTACTCGATCCAGCACATCGATGGTGTGACCGACGACCGCTGTGTCAACGTCAACCCGTGCTTCTCGACGGCTGGCGGTGTCGGTACCAACTTCGGTGCAGAAAGCGGCTCCTACACGCAGCACGATTTCGGCATCACCTACGACCTCGAAGTCGCGGGCGCCGATGTCCAGCTCCAGGCCGCGGTGGAGAACTTCACCGACGCCGAGCCTGCCGAAGCGCAGCTGCCGCTGGGCTACAACCCGTTCATCGGGAACGCCATCGGTCGCAACTACCGTCTCGGCATCCGCACCCGCTTCTAA
- a CDS encoding ABC transporter permease, whose translation MLWIAIRMLTGDAQKFYGLVFGIAFSTLLITQQLTIFVNLIERGASGTYNVSSADVWVMDPVSRTTDVAYAMPSTALDKVRGVPGVEWAVPHLRASASVRTKDGDLEGVSVIGVDDATLIGLPKRMVEGSPDVLSQPDTVIIDDVGMTRMFPGQSPIGERLELNDQRAVIRGIADAIPSFTSQVTLYTKYSNALNFVPGTRNRLSFVLVGAEDPAEAKALSERIERETGLKAQTRDEFARDGVQFIIENTGIPLNFGITVMLGFIVGVAIVGLTFSLFIRDNIKQFGALKAIGVTNAKIRKMVAVQAGLVGLIGYGLGVLGTVFFIWGFSGNPTFKGFYIPWQIPLISLVAVFVILALTGWLALRNVLKTEPASVFR comes from the coding sequence GTGCTTTGGATCGCCATCAGGATGCTCACCGGAGACGCCCAGAAATTTTACGGGCTGGTCTTCGGCATTGCCTTCTCCACGCTGCTCATCACGCAGCAGCTGACCATCTTCGTGAACCTCATCGAGCGCGGCGCCAGCGGGACTTACAACGTTTCGAGCGCCGACGTCTGGGTGATGGATCCCGTCAGCCGCACGACCGATGTGGCCTACGCCATGCCTTCCACCGCGCTCGACAAGGTGCGCGGCGTGCCGGGCGTTGAATGGGCCGTGCCTCATCTCAGGGCCAGCGCATCGGTGCGGACCAAGGACGGGGACCTCGAAGGTGTGTCGGTGATCGGAGTCGACGATGCGACGCTTATCGGACTGCCGAAACGCATGGTCGAAGGCAGTCCTGACGTCCTTTCGCAGCCGGATACGGTCATTATCGACGATGTTGGCATGACCCGCATGTTTCCCGGGCAATCGCCGATCGGTGAGCGCCTTGAGCTCAACGACCAGCGCGCGGTCATTCGCGGGATTGCCGATGCCATTCCAAGCTTCACCAGCCAGGTCACGCTCTACACGAAATACAGCAATGCGCTGAATTTCGTCCCCGGCACACGCAACCGCCTGTCCTTCGTTCTGGTGGGAGCGGAAGACCCGGCGGAAGCCAAGGCGCTTTCCGAGCGGATCGAGCGGGAAACAGGCCTTAAGGCCCAGACGCGCGACGAGTTCGCACGCGATGGAGTCCAGTTCATCATCGAGAACACCGGCATCCCCTTGAACTTCGGGATCACCGTCATGCTCGGCTTCATCGTGGGGGTCGCCATCGTGGGCCTCACGTTCAGCCTCTTCATTCGCGACAACATCAAGCAATTCGGCGCGCTGAAGGCGATCGGCGTGACCAATGCCAAGATCCGCAAGATGGTGGCGGTGCAGGCCGGCCTCGTTGGGCTGATCGGCTACGGCCTCGGCGTGCTCGGCACGGTCTTCTTCATCTGGGGCTTTTCCGGCAATCCGACCTTCAAGGGGTTTTACATTCCCTGGCAGATCCCGCTCATCAGCCTGGTTGCCGTTTTCGTCATCCTCGCCCTGACGGGCTGGCTGGCCCTGCGCAATGTGCTCAAGACTGAGCCGGCTTCGGTGTTCCGCTGA
- a CDS encoding efflux RND transporter periplasmic adaptor subunit yields MALDLKNLSFSRQILPVIALVGLIAAAIFIMFGLPDRELTEPGREPPRAPAALASEARVAGAGVVEPSSETIQIGSALSGLITGLSVQPGDRVSEGRVLFTVDDRAVRAQLREANAAIAEARASIAEARTAQATAAQQLALYRNVEDPAAVSRSEVIRAEGEASSARERLRLAQARLQAAEARAGVAQTELGRLTIRAPIDGEILAVNIRKGEYVSTMGGGGSQPFIEMGQTQPLHVRIDIDEEQAPRVALGAPATVSPRGASDRQVEARFVRAEPLVVPKRSLTNSAAERVDVRVLQLIYELPETSGLFRVGQQVDAYIAAKDSGE; encoded by the coding sequence ATGGCTCTCGACCTGAAAAACCTCAGCTTCTCGCGGCAGATCTTGCCCGTGATCGCGCTTGTCGGCCTAATCGCGGCAGCCATCTTTATCATGTTCGGCCTACCCGATCGCGAGCTGACCGAGCCGGGCCGCGAACCCCCGCGCGCGCCCGCTGCGCTGGCCTCCGAAGCGCGGGTTGCCGGGGCTGGCGTGGTCGAGCCGTCGAGCGAGACAATCCAGATCGGCTCGGCTCTGTCGGGCCTGATTACGGGCCTTTCGGTCCAGCCCGGCGACCGCGTGAGCGAAGGCCGGGTACTCTTCACCGTCGATGACCGGGCGGTGCGCGCGCAGCTGCGTGAGGCCAACGCCGCCATCGCCGAAGCGCGCGCATCCATTGCCGAGGCTCGCACAGCCCAGGCGACCGCTGCCCAGCAGCTCGCGCTTTACCGCAATGTCGAGGACCCGGCAGCCGTCAGCCGCAGCGAAGTGATCCGCGCGGAAGGCGAAGCGTCCTCCGCCCGGGAACGGCTCCGCCTCGCCCAGGCGCGCTTGCAGGCCGCCGAAGCGCGGGCCGGTGTCGCGCAGACCGAGCTTGGCCGGCTGACCATCCGCGCGCCGATCGATGGCGAGATCCTGGCGGTGAACATCCGCAAGGGCGAATATGTCAGCACAATGGGCGGCGGCGGTTCGCAGCCCTTCATCGAGATGGGCCAGACGCAGCCGCTGCATGTCCGCATCGATATCGATGAGGAGCAGGCCCCGCGTGTGGCCCTGGGCGCTCCTGCAACGGTCAGCCCGCGCGGCGCGTCGGACCGGCAGGTCGAAGCGCGCTTCGTGCGGGCAGAGCCGCTCGTCGTGCCCAAGCGCTCGCTGACCAATTCGGCGGCCGAGCGGGTCGATGTGCGCGTGCTCCAGCTCATTTACGAGCTGCCGGAAACCAGCGGGCTTTTCCGCGTGGGCCAGCAAGTGGACGCCTATATCGCTGCGAAGGATAGCGGCGAATGA
- a CDS encoding efflux transporter outer membrane subunit, whose amino-acid sequence MIPRALLVAASALSLAACAGGPPPEIATPMPVLPESYLFAPEGETQTALADLLPRGDAGFDTLAAQALASSPSLAEAAARVEQARAGANRAGAERLPNVGINASVTGSRTNPGAIGANLPPGVTFDTEQVSYAANLTARWDLDLFGRLRAQERAALARLDAADASARAVRNALLAEIAASVIDWRTLEARDAEIRSDIASAEELARLAGVRERAGIAPGFDRVRAESSAASSRSRLAALESERARLLGRLITLTAQGGAQVRAALAQGEASATLPAPPTALPSGLLANRPDVLAAAATLAAEDAELAAAARSRFPIFDLSGAIGLLAFGIGDLFDNQSLVGSLAGTIAGPLLDFGRIQAEIDGAAAEKQAAFAAYRGAVFTALGDAEAGYGLVAAADGEAAAAAAEADSLQRAARLANNRYEAGLADFLTVLEARRAADASGERAAAARGRAQRARVILWQALGGSTLS is encoded by the coding sequence ATGATCCCTCGCGCCCTTCTTGTCGCCGCAAGCGCGCTGTCGCTGGCCGCATGCGCCGGCGGCCCGCCGCCGGAGATCGCAACGCCGATGCCCGTGCTGCCGGAAAGCTACCTTTTCGCGCCGGAAGGTGAGACCCAGACCGCGCTCGCGGACCTCCTCCCGCGCGGCGATGCCGGTTTCGATACGCTGGCCGCACAGGCGCTTGCCTCGTCCCCCTCGCTTGCCGAAGCGGCGGCGCGCGTGGAGCAGGCACGGGCCGGCGCGAACCGTGCGGGCGCAGAGCGTCTGCCCAATGTCGGGATCAACGCCTCGGTCACCGGCTCGCGGACCAATCCTGGCGCGATCGGTGCCAACCTGCCGCCCGGGGTAACATTCGACACCGAGCAGGTTTCCTACGCGGCAAATCTCACTGCCCGCTGGGACCTCGATCTCTTCGGGCGTCTGCGCGCGCAGGAACGCGCGGCACTGGCCCGCCTCGATGCGGCCGATGCCAGCGCGCGCGCTGTGCGGAACGCGCTGCTCGCCGAAATAGCAGCCAGCGTCATCGATTGGCGTACCCTGGAGGCGCGCGATGCGGAAATCCGTTCGGACATTGCCTCGGCCGAAGAATTGGCACGGCTCGCCGGAGTGCGCGAGCGAGCGGGCATTGCGCCGGGCTTCGACCGCGTGCGGGCCGAAAGTTCCGCAGCAAGCTCGCGGAGTCGCCTAGCGGCGCTGGAAAGCGAACGCGCGCGGTTGCTCGGGCGCCTCATCACGCTGACCGCGCAGGGCGGGGCGCAGGTGCGCGCTGCCCTGGCGCAGGGTGAAGCCTCTGCAACACTCCCGGCTCCGCCCACGGCGCTCCCTTCGGGATTGCTGGCAAATCGGCCCGATGTGCTTGCCGCGGCCGCGACGCTCGCAGCCGAAGACGCCGAGCTTGCGGCTGCGGCGCGCAGCCGCTTCCCGATCTTCGACCTGTCGGGCGCCATCGGCTTGCTCGCCTTCGGGATCGGTGACCTTTTCGACAACCAGTCGCTGGTCGGCTCGCTGGCCGGGACGATCGCCGGGCCGCTGCTCGACTTTGGCCGCATCCAGGCAGAGATCGATGGGGCGGCGGCGGAAAAGCAGGCCGCATTTGCTGCCTATCGCGGCGCAGTCTTCACAGCGCTTGGCGATGCGGAGGCGGGCTATGGCCTCGTGGCGGCGGCCGACGGCGAGGCGGCTGCCGCGGCTGCGGAAGCCGATAGCCTCCAGCGTGCCGCGCGTCTTGCAAACAACCGCTACGAAGCCGGGCTTGCCGATTTCCTGACCGTGCTAGAAGCCCGTCGCGCAGCCGACGCGAGCGGGGAACGGGCAGCCGCGGCGCGGGGTCGGGCCCAGCGCGCGCGGGTCATCCTGTGGCAGGCGCTGGGCGGAAGCACGCTCAGCTAA
- a CDS encoding 3-hydroxyacyl-CoA dehydrogenase NAD-binding domain-containing protein produces the protein MTSPIRTERHDNVLVVISDNPPVNALGQAVRAGLKDAIEEALGDDSIEAVVIRCDGQTFFAGADITEFGKPPVGPNLPETLDAMEASDKPVVAAIHGTALGGGCEVALACHYRVAVPSAKLGLPEVKLGLIPGAAGTQRLPRLVGAEAALPLVVGGNPIPAKKAEAIGLVDALVGEGSLEADAIAFAKSKIGQPVPRASEGTANEDGVRDPDLFDKFRASQARRIRGFDAPNAAIEAVKAAGTMSYADGVKKERELFMKLMTGTQSAAMRHYFFAERAANKIDDVPRDTPLIPIKKVGVIGAGTMGGGITMNFLSAGIPVTILEMAQDALDRGTGVMRKNYENTAKKGRMTMEAVEGAMGLLTPTLSYDDLADCDLVIEAVYENMDVKKQVFAKLDEVVKEGAILASNTSYLDVDEIATATKRPGYVVGMHFFSPANIMKLLEVVRGEKTRDDVLATVMKLSKKIGKVAAVSGVCPGFIGNRMLSKRQEQANELIMEGANYWDVDDVLLEFGFPMGPFQMGDLAGIDIGWHRDPTKVTTIREALCAAERFGQKNGKGFYDYDEARNRTPSDEVKQIIADFAAKEGKEQREIAKDEIRERLLYPMVNEGAKILEEGMAQRASDIDVVWINGYGWPLYTGGPMFWADTIGLDTVIAGLEKHGLPVSDYLRKTAENGGKFN, from the coding sequence ATGACCTCGCCGATCCGCACCGAACGCCATGACAACGTCCTCGTCGTCATTTCCGACAACCCACCCGTCAACGCGCTGGGCCAAGCCGTGCGCGCGGGACTGAAAGACGCGATCGAGGAAGCGCTGGGCGACGACAGCATCGAGGCGGTGGTGATCCGCTGCGACGGACAAACCTTCTTTGCCGGCGCCGACATCACCGAATTCGGCAAGCCGCCGGTCGGACCCAACCTGCCCGAAACGCTCGACGCAATGGAAGCGAGCGACAAGCCGGTCGTCGCCGCGATCCACGGAACCGCGCTTGGCGGCGGCTGCGAGGTCGCACTTGCCTGCCACTACCGCGTCGCAGTGCCGAGCGCGAAGCTGGGTCTGCCCGAAGTGAAACTCGGCCTGATCCCCGGCGCTGCCGGCACCCAGCGCCTCCCGCGCCTCGTCGGCGCCGAAGCCGCCCTGCCTCTGGTTGTCGGCGGCAACCCGATCCCGGCCAAGAAGGCCGAGGCCATCGGCCTTGTCGATGCGCTCGTCGGCGAAGGCAGCCTGGAGGCCGACGCCATCGCCTTTGCGAAGTCCAAGATCGGTCAGCCGGTCCCGCGCGCCTCGGAAGGCACCGCGAACGAAGACGGCGTGCGCGATCCCGACCTGTTCGACAAATTCCGCGCCAGCCAGGCCCGCCGGATTCGCGGGTTCGATGCTCCCAACGCCGCGATCGAGGCGGTGAAGGCGGCCGGTACCATGTCCTATGCCGACGGCGTGAAGAAGGAACGCGAGCTGTTCATGAAGCTCATGACCGGCACGCAAAGCGCCGCCATGCGCCACTACTTCTTCGCCGAACGCGCAGCCAACAAGATCGACGATGTTCCCCGCGACACGCCGCTGATCCCGATCAAGAAAGTGGGCGTGATCGGTGCCGGCACCATGGGCGGCGGCATCACGATGAACTTCCTGTCCGCCGGCATCCCCGTCACCATCCTCGAAATGGCGCAGGACGCGCTGGATCGCGGGACCGGCGTGATGCGCAAGAACTATGAGAACACGGCCAAGAAGGGCCGCATGACCATGGAAGCGGTCGAGGGCGCGATGGGCCTGCTGACGCCGACGCTGTCCTATGACGACCTTGCCGATTGCGACCTCGTGATCGAGGCGGTCTACGAGAACATGGACGTCAAGAAGCAGGTCTTCGCCAAGCTCGACGAGGTAGTGAAGGAGGGCGCGATCCTCGCGTCCAACACCAGCTATCTCGATGTCGACGAGATCGCCACGGCCACCAAGCGCCCCGGCTATGTCGTGGGCATGCACTTCTTCTCGCCCGCCAACATCATGAAACTGCTCGAAGTGGTCCGCGGCGAAAAGACCCGTGACGACGTGCTCGCCACGGTGATGAAGCTGTCGAAGAAAATCGGCAAGGTCGCCGCCGTCTCCGGCGTGTGCCCGGGGTTCATCGGCAACCGCATGCTGTCAAAGCGCCAGGAGCAGGCGAACGAGCTGATTATGGAGGGCGCGAATTACTGGGACGTCGACGACGTGCTGCTCGAATTCGGCTTCCCCATGGGCCCGTTCCAGATGGGCGACCTCGCCGGGATCGACATCGGCTGGCACCGCGATCCGACCAAGGTCACCACGATCCGCGAGGCGCTGTGCGCTGCCGAACGCTTCGGCCAGAAGAACGGCAAGGGTTTCTACGACTACGACGAAGCCCGCAACCGCACCCCGTCGGACGAGGTGAAGCAGATCATCGCCGACTTCGCCGCGAAGGAAGGGAAGGAGCAGCGCGAAATCGCCAAGGACGAGATCCGCGAACGCCTGCTCTACCCCATGGTCAACGAGGGCGCGAAGATCCTCGAAGAAGGCATGGCGCAGCGCGCAAGCGACATCGATGTGGTCTGGATCAACGGCTATGGCTGGCCGCTTTACACCGGCGGCCCGATGTTCTGGGCCGACACGATCGGTCTCGATACGGTCATCGCGGGCCTTGAAAAGCATGGCCTGCCGGTCAGCGACTATCTGCGCAAGACCGCCGAAAACGGAGGCAAATTCAACTGA